In Halictus rubicundus isolate RS-2024b unplaced genomic scaffold, iyHalRubi1_principal scaffold0129, whole genome shotgun sequence, a single window of DNA contains:
- the LOC143363794 gene encoding uncharacterized protein LOC143363794: protein MATTTPEVSKVAIKIPPFWPEQPELWFRQIEAQFALNGITADTTKFYYILSQLEPKYALEVQDIFINPPEANKYGTLRSELLKRLSATQGKRIRQLLEQEEIGDRTPSQFLRHMRNLAGTTVSDEFLRTLWSGRLPNVTRAIVSAQSDLPLNKLAEIADHIHAEVQPTQNS from the exons ATGGCGACAACGACACCAGAAGTCAGCAAGGTCGCCATCAAGATCCCACCCTTCTGGCCTGAGCAACCCGAGCTGTGGTTCCGCCAAATCGAAGCACAGTTCGCCCTAAACGGGATTACAGCTgacacgacaaaattttattatatactgTCGCAGCTCGAACCCAAATACGCGTTGGAGGTGCAGGATATATTTATAAACCCACCGGAGGCCAACAAATACGGGACACTAAGGTCCGAACTACTAAAGAGGCTGTCGGCGACCCAAGGGAAAAGGATTCGACAGCTGCTGGAGCAGGAGGAAATAGGCGACCGAACCCCGTCGCAATTCTTACGCCATATGCGGAACCTCGCAGGTACCACAGTCAGCGACGAgttcctgcggaccctgtggtcagGTAGACTACCCAACGTGACCAGAGCGATCGTCTCGGCTCAGTCAGACCTGCCATTAAACAAGCTGGCCGAGATAGCCGACCACATCCACGCGGAGGTGCAGCCAACCCAG AACTCCTGA